In Malus sylvestris chromosome 15, drMalSylv7.2, whole genome shotgun sequence, a single genomic region encodes these proteins:
- the LOC126602567 gene encoding uncharacterized protein LOC126602567 produces MVYSKGKTIFLKSVDASDHIKNYKYIYKLLRDVIMEVGEHNVVQVVTDNGSAFVKAGKKLMKHHNVFWTSCAAHCIDLMFEAMGKRENVATVVKRARTIINYIYNHGWLLAKMLEFCRGEIIRPATTRFATNYIALNSLLKKKAGLKQLFTSDDWANHNFSRSNTGRMVESIVLDHAFWSQTEHVCQVFEPLYKVLRIVDTEVYPTMGAVYELMRVVKDELERKHGARWVVKIIEDRWYKTLYHDLHAAAYYLNPRYQYRPGVGDGGNLIRVVHNVYSKLDPASPAVGQFGNELTWFKDARRTFGEPTSVAARTNMSPTEWWIMYGTDAPTVRKLAIKVLSQTASSSACERNWSTFALIHTKQRNKLAHSSLEKLVYCYYNMKLQIRDKEAEIDHVDRGDPLDVFDIVGEDDDTEGNQLFQWIRPLHLDDDEGNPAPRVAEEARNEGINVERVLEEEVGSSSADFFEELLHPTPSNTGIPHFSNPTQPQHRADTNDSSSTRSGNSPTTRGGNDEGHSGAGGSGGGYGNYYGPPPPGYMSPFTGEANFTHATQDDDHGSRRAGPGIGAIGKDYTRRERGKGILSSQEDDSLSRTSDSVGLGSSNYGYTHNQPFPYPSYPIPVGMESSDSWNQSQPQSSNDFSYGQPQPISDPYGWHINNYMQNYFGDLSFDNYSSQYTHSTHRDDEDSDKFEPHRNSMWY; encoded by the exons atggtatactccaagggaaagacaatttttttgaagtctgttgatgcttcagaccatataaagaattacaagtatatttacaaattattgagggatgtaatcatggaggtgggagagcataatgttgtccaagtcgtgaccgacaacggttctgcatttgtcaaagctggaaaaaagttaatgaagcatcataatgtgttttggacatcatgtgcagcacattgtattgatcttatgtttgaggcaatggggaagagagagaatgttgctactgtggtcaaaagagctagaacgatcataaattatatttacaatcacggttggttgttggcaaagatgcttGAATTTTGcagaggagaaattattcgtccagctaccactcgattcgccaccaactatattgcattaaacagcctactcaagaagaaagcagggttgaagcaactattcactagtgacgattgggccaaccacaatttcagccgctcaaatacaggtcgtatggtggaaagtatagtgcttgatcatgctttttggagtcaaacagaacatgtgtgtcaagtgtttgaacctctttacaaagttttacggatcgttgacacagaagtgtatcctactatgggggcagtatatgagttgatgcgtgtagtgaaggatgaattggaaagaaaacatggtgcaaggtgggtcgtaaaaataattgaagaccgatggtataaaacattataccacgatttgcatgcagcag catattatttgaatccccgataccaatacagacccggtgttggagatggtGGTAACCTTATACgtgttgtacataatgtatactctaaattagaccctgcatcaccagcagttggccaatttggaaatgag ctaacatggtttaaagatgcaagaagaacatttggagaaccaacatcagttgctgctcgaacaaatatgtctccta ctgaatggtggatcatgtatgggaccgatgcaccaactgtgagaaagttagcaataaaagtattatcacaaacagcttcctcatctgcttgtgaaagaaattggagcacatttgcactcatacacacaaagcaaagaaataagttggctcatagtagcttggaaaaattagtttattgctactacaacatgaagcttcaaattcgagataaggaagcagaaatcgatcatgtcgaccgtggtgacccactagatgtgtttgatattgttggtgaagatgatgatacggagggtaaccaactttttcaatggattagacctcttcatttagatgatgatgaaggcaacccagctcccagagttgctgaagaagcacgtaatgaagggataaatgtagaaagagtattagaggaggaggtgggatctagcagcgctgactttTTCGAAGAACTTTTGCACCCAACACCAagcaacactggaattccacatttttccaatcctacacaaccacaacatcgtgctgatactaatgatagctctagtacaagatcaggaaaCTCACCTACCACcagaggtgggaatgatgaaggacatagtggagctggaggtagtggtggtggatatggaaactattatggaccaccacctcccggatatatgagccccttcactggtgaggcaaacttcacgcatgcaacacaggatgatgaccatggcagtaggcgggcaggaccaggaattggtgccatagggaaggactatactcgcagagaaagaggcaaagggattttgtcaagtcaagaagatgactcgttatctagaacttcagactctgttggattgggaagtagtaactatggttatactcataaccaaccatttccctacccttcatatcccattcctgttgggatggaatcgagcgactcatggaatcaatcccagcctcaatcttcaaatgatttttcttatggacaacctcaaccaatctcggatccatatgggtggcatattaacaattacatgcaaaactattttggggatttatcatttgataactactcttcacaatacactcattctacacatagagatgatgaagatagtgacaaatttgaacctcataggaactctatgtggtactaa